From the Dama dama isolate Ldn47 chromosome 24, ASM3311817v1, whole genome shotgun sequence genome, one window contains:
- the LOC133046201 gene encoding putative olfactory receptor 4A4 — MEPRNNVTYFILLGLTQNPKEQKVLFVMFLSFYILTVVGNLLIVVTITVSKTLNSPMYFFLACLSFIDLIYSSSISPRLISDLLLGENTISFQSCMIQLFTEHLLGGSEIILLLVMAYDRYVAICKPLHYLVIMRQRMCVVLLLVSCSGGFLHSVIQLSTIYGLPFCGPNVIDHFMCDMHPLLKLACTNTYVIGILVVANGGLMCIIFFLLLLVSYGVILHSLKNLSQEGRWKALQTCGSHITVVVCFFVPCIFVYARPAKTFPTDKSLSVFYAIITPMLNPLIYSLRNSELTNAMKRLFRKNFHINW, encoded by the coding sequence ATGGAACCAAGGAATAATGTAACTTACTTTATCCTCCTGGGCCTCACACAGAATCCAAAGGAGCAGAAAGTGCTTTTTGTTATGTTCTTATCCTTCTACATTTTGACCGTGGTGGGAAACCTGCTCATTGTTGTGACTATAACTGTCAGTAAAACCCTGAACTCACCaatgtacttttttcttgctTGTTTATCTTTTATAGATTTAATTTATTCCTCTTCAATTTCCCCCAGATTGATTTCAGACTTGCTCCTTGGGGAAAATACCATATCTTTCCAATCCTGTATGATCCAGCTTTTTACTGAGCACCTTTTAGGCGGATCAGAGATCATCCTTCTGctggtgatggcctatgaccgctatgtggccatctgtaagcctCTGCATTATTTGGTGATCATGAGGCAGAGGATGTGTGTTGTGCTGCTGCTGGTGTCCTGTTCTGGAGGTTTCCTGCACTCAGTAATTCAACTTAGCACTATTTATGGGCTCCCGTTCTGTGGCCCCAATGTCATTGATCACTTTATGTGTGACATGCACCCATTATTGAAGCTGGCCTGTACTAACACCTATGTCATTGGCATCTTAGTTGTGGCCAATGGTGGACTGatgtgcattattttttttctgctcttaCTCGTCTCCTATGGAGTCATTCTGCACTCTCTGaagaacctgagtcaggaagggaggTGGAAAGCCCTCCAGACCTGTGGTTCCCACATCACTGTGGTTGTCTGCTTCTTTGTTCcctgtatttttgtgtatgcaaGACCTGCTAAGACATTCCCCACTGACAAATCATTAAGTGTGTTTTATGCAATTATAACTCCCATGTTGAACCCATTAATCTACAGTCTAAGAAATTCTGAGTTGACTAATgccatgaagaggctctttagaaaaaattttcataTCAATTGGTAA